In a genomic window of uncultured Flavobacterium sp.:
- a CDS encoding GNAT family N-acetyltransferase, with amino-acid sequence MEFFKTTNEDIDAVFDIYNEATSYQKTVNNKSWRGFERSLIENEITENRHFVIKEGNEVACTFVLTFNDLIIWKEAAKDPAVYLHRIATNPKFRGQSYVKKIIEWVKTYAKENNKQYIRLDTHSGNERINKYYTSCGFEYKGISTIEWTSELPEHYKEGSFSLFEIKL; translated from the coding sequence ATGGAATTTTTTAAAACTACAAATGAAGATATCGATGCTGTTTTTGATATCTATAATGAAGCTACATCATACCAAAAAACAGTCAATAATAAAAGTTGGAGAGGTTTTGAAAGATCTCTAATCGAAAACGAAATTACTGAAAATCGTCATTTTGTAATCAAAGAAGGAAATGAAGTTGCTTGTACATTTGTGTTAACTTTTAATGATTTAATTATCTGGAAAGAAGCTGCAAAAGATCCTGCGGTTTATCTTCATCGTATTGCGACAAATCCAAAATTTAGAGGACAATCGTATGTAAAAAAAATTATTGAATGGGTAAAAACATATGCAAAAGAAAACAACAAACAGTACATTCGACTTGACACACATAGCGGCAACGAGAGAATAAATAAATACTACACAAGTTGCGGTTTCGAATACAAAGGAATCAGCACAATCGAATGGACAAGCGAATTACCGGAACATTATAAAGAAGGTTCTTTTAGTTTGTTTGAGATTAAGCTTTAA
- a CDS encoding serine hydrolase translates to MRNFISKSLIILFLISLTTNAQNQKLSDSIDLFLKDKMQKLHIPALQLAVVQHGKIIKRSSYGIANIENSVSATDESMFSINSCTKAFVGVAVMQLQEEGKLNINDPISKYLEYLPVAWQGLTIKQLFSNISGLPNIIDEYENLLGNTEAASWEKVKTLPMEFNTGDHFRYNQTGYVIIGRIINKVSGMHFTKFIEDRQFKVAGMKLTRFGDSSDVIPNSAGAYTTQDNVNGDWITTNDVRNCFMKFPEFFRTATGIISTSDEIAKWIIALQNGSLLKQKSSLDLLWQPAILNNGRVGGFNKLVNGYALGWPVAARAEHPAAGPIGGMRSAFFVYPNDDLSIVVLTNLQGANPEWFIDEIAGYYIPYMKESNGFGLSPSLKKLRKELMKQEYNNALKVAENLKKSDSKFNLGENELNDFGYKLLSENKQTDALKIFKLNVDLYPQSGNTYDSYAETLASLGNKKDAIKNYKKAFQLNPKNKNAQEQVKKLEGI, encoded by the coding sequence ATGAGAAATTTTATTTCTAAATCACTAATAATCCTCTTTTTAATTAGTCTTACAACTAATGCGCAAAATCAAAAACTTTCAGATAGTATAGATCTTTTTTTGAAAGATAAAATGCAAAAACTTCATATTCCGGCGCTTCAACTTGCCGTTGTTCAACATGGAAAAATAATAAAACGCAGCAGCTACGGAATTGCTAACATCGAAAATTCGGTAAGCGCAACAGACGAAAGCATGTTCTCGATTAATTCCTGTACAAAAGCATTTGTAGGCGTTGCAGTAATGCAGCTTCAGGAAGAAGGAAAACTTAATATTAATGATCCTATTTCAAAATATTTAGAGTATTTGCCTGTTGCGTGGCAAGGTTTGACAATTAAACAATTGTTCTCTAACATTTCCGGACTTCCTAATATTATTGATGAATATGAAAATTTATTAGGAAATACTGAAGCTGCTTCTTGGGAAAAAGTTAAAACATTGCCTATGGAATTTAATACGGGAGATCATTTTCGTTATAATCAAACGGGTTATGTTATTATTGGCAGAATTATTAATAAAGTGAGCGGAATGCATTTTACTAAATTCATAGAAGATCGTCAGTTCAAAGTAGCAGGAATGAAGCTAACTCGTTTTGGAGATTCTTCTGATGTTATTCCAAATTCAGCTGGAGCTTATACTACGCAGGATAATGTAAATGGAGATTGGATTACGACAAATGACGTTAGAAATTGTTTTATGAAATTTCCAGAATTCTTTAGAACAGCGACAGGAATAATTTCGACTTCTGATGAAATTGCAAAATGGATTATTGCATTGCAAAATGGTTCATTATTAAAGCAAAAATCAAGCTTGGATTTGCTTTGGCAGCCAGCAATTTTAAACAACGGACGTGTTGGAGGTTTTAATAAATTGGTAAACGGATATGCTTTGGGTTGGCCAGTAGCAGCGAGAGCAGAACATCCTGCAGCAGGACCAATTGGAGGTATGAGATCTGCCTTTTTTGTTTATCCAAATGATGATTTATCGATAGTTGTTTTAACGAATCTTCAGGGAGCAAATCCGGAATGGTTTATAGATGAAATTGCGGGTTATTATATTCCTTATATGAAAGAATCAAACGGATTTGGATTATCTCCTTCATTAAAAAAATTAAGAAAAGAATTAATGAAGCAAGAATATAACAATGCTTTGAAAGTTGCAGAAAATCTAAAAAAATCTGATTCTAAATTTAATTTAGGCGAAAATGAATTAAATGATTTTGGATATAAATTATTGAGCGAAAACAAACAAACAGACGCGTTGAAGATTTTTAAATTAAACGTAGATCTTTACCCACAAAGCGGAAATACATATGACAGTTATGCAGAAACTTTGGCTAGTTTGGGAAATAAAAAAGATGCTATAAAAAATTATAAAAAAGCATTTCAGCTGAATCCAAAAAATAAAAATGCTCAGGAACAAGTAAAGAAACTGGAAGGCATATAA
- a CDS encoding nitrilase family protein translates to MENLKIATAQFENKSGDKNYNLSVIEKLSQKAANEGCDVISFHECSITGYTFARHLSKEQMLDLAEIIPSGESILKLTEIAQKNDIIILAGLFEKDENDNLFKAYVCVDKNGLVAKYRKLHPFINPYLTPGDRYCIFEIKGWKCGILICYDNNIIENVRATKLLGADIIFMPHVTMCTPSTRPGAGFVAPQLWENRKADPTSLRLEFDGMKGRDWLMKWLPARAYDNAIYAVFSNPIGMDDDQLKNGCSMIIDPFGDILAECRTFDDSFATAIISPEKYIQAGGNRYIKARRPDLYRDIIGQNHESEQKVVWLNSDEKS, encoded by the coding sequence ATGGAAAATCTAAAAATAGCTACCGCACAGTTTGAAAACAAAAGTGGCGACAAAAACTATAATTTATCTGTAATCGAAAAGCTTTCACAAAAAGCAGCCAATGAAGGTTGCGACGTGATTTCGTTTCATGAATGTTCTATTACGGGATATACATTTGCAAGACATTTATCGAAAGAACAAATGCTGGACTTGGCAGAAATTATTCCGAGTGGAGAAAGCATTTTAAAACTAACCGAAATTGCCCAAAAAAATGATATTATAATTCTTGCGGGACTTTTTGAAAAGGATGAAAATGACAATCTTTTTAAAGCTTACGTTTGTGTTGACAAAAATGGTTTGGTCGCAAAATACAGAAAACTTCATCCGTTTATAAATCCATATTTAACGCCTGGAGATCGTTATTGCATCTTTGAAATTAAAGGCTGGAAATGCGGAATTCTAATTTGTTACGACAACAATATTATCGAAAATGTTCGCGCAACAAAACTTCTGGGAGCCGATATTATTTTTATGCCGCATGTAACAATGTGCACACCTTCGACCCGACCTGGAGCAGGTTTTGTTGCACCTCAACTTTGGGAAAACCGTAAAGCTGATCCAACTTCTTTAAGACTGGAATTTGACGGCATGAAAGGTCGCGATTGGTTAATGAAATGGTTGCCTGCAAGAGCTTATGATAATGCTATTTATGCTGTTTTCTCAAACCCAATTGGTATGGATGACGATCAACTCAAAAATGGTTGTTCGATGATTATTGATCCTTTTGGAGATATTCTCGCAGAATGTAGAACTTTTGATGACTCTTTTGCAACAGCAATAATTAGTCCTGAAAAATACATTCAAGCCGGAGGAAATCGCTACATAAAAGCTAGAAGACCAGATTTATATCGCGATATTATTGGACAAAATCACGAATCGGAACAAAAGGTCGTTTGGTTAAATTCTGATGAAAAAAGTTAA
- a CDS encoding isochorismatase family cysteine hydrolase, with protein sequence MCIEGTKGHEIDIDFDDSFKLISKTKHSSFSSEEFKIYLKKNAIRKLILCGFLAEYCIKQTAIDALENGYEVALLQEYIATGDDVEFRKQEMLSDLEKKGATIITDKFGF encoded by the coding sequence ATGTGTATCGAAGGCACAAAAGGTCATGAAATTGACATAGATTTTGATGATTCTTTCAAATTAATTTCGAAAACAAAACACAGTAGTTTTTCATCAGAAGAATTTAAAATTTACTTGAAAAAAAATGCTATTCGTAAACTTATATTATGTGGTTTTCTGGCAGAATATTGTATAAAACAAACCGCAATTGATGCACTTGAAAACGGTTATGAAGTAGCACTTTTGCAAGAATACATCGCGACGGGAGACGACGTTGAATTTAGAAAACAAGAAATGTTATCTGATCTGGAAAAGAAAGGCGCCACAATTATTACGGACAAGTTCGGTTTTTAA
- a CDS encoding helix-turn-helix domain-containing protein, which yields MQVLPSKELSPYIKHYLFLDNQETAIQKLRLFSDGNTGVVFSFKSKLIADITNYEVKNYLPNSFLYGQLNGFKDIYSNDEITLIIVVFQPNGIHQLLGIPANEFLDSIISIDDVFGENGLILQEKLSEQSNNQTRIGFLNHFFSNLISKKSESNQLIVNSSLDFIISNKGHFSVAQLVKYTGYTERHLERKFKESIGLNPKKFGNVVRLHHFLKLLKDKPADTNLTTICYDAGFSDQSHLIKDFRKHTGISPKEYLHCSGKLTNNLIRTFPIGSL from the coding sequence ATGCAAGTTTTACCTTCAAAAGAGCTATCTCCCTATATCAAACATTATCTTTTTTTGGATAATCAGGAAACTGCTATCCAAAAACTTCGATTGTTTTCTGATGGTAATACTGGCGTTGTATTTTCTTTTAAAAGTAAACTTATCGCTGATATTACGAATTATGAAGTAAAAAATTATCTGCCAAATTCTTTTTTATACGGACAACTTAATGGCTTCAAAGACATTTATTCTAACGATGAAATCACTTTAATAATTGTTGTTTTTCAGCCTAACGGAATTCATCAATTGTTAGGGATTCCTGCCAATGAATTTCTGGATTCTATTATTTCTATTGATGATGTTTTTGGAGAAAACGGATTGATTCTTCAGGAAAAGCTATCGGAACAAAGTAATAATCAGACAAGAATTGGATTTCTAAATCATTTTTTCAGCAATCTGATCTCTAAAAAATCAGAATCAAACCAATTGATCGTAAACAGTTCACTCGATTTTATAATTTCAAACAAAGGACATTTTTCTGTAGCGCAATTGGTTAAATATACCGGTTATACCGAAAGACATCTTGAACGAAAATTTAAAGAATCGATTGGGTTAAACCCGAAGAAATTTGGCAACGTTGTAAGGTTGCATCATTTTTTAAAATTATTGAAAGACAAACCTGCAGATACAAATCTGACAACTATTTGTTATGATGCAGGATTTTCGGATCAATCGCATTTAATAAAAGATTTCAGAAAACATACCGGAATATCTCCAAAAGAATACTTGCATTGCAGCGGAAAATTAACCAATAATCTTATTCGAACCTTTCCGATTGGTTCCCTTTAA
- a CDS encoding helix-turn-helix transcriptional regulator codes for MKIVDFIPTEQLKPFIKTYRIIESQDELINRVLPGTSLTIAFRCKGDVNYIKGNSRDNLPLTAISGMRKSARLINYSKDTTTVIVHFKEVGDKAFFKEPLHELFEESVSLDNFFPQQKTAIIEELLTEAKTNNQRIAVIEQFLLSRLHDYKPDQLISNAIAIIQSKKGIIKIKELADMLYISQDAFEKRFRKTIGSSPKQFSYVVRIKAIIDQKRNNQNLIELAFDAGYFDQSHFNKDFKLFTGQTPSEFFKFPSFW; via the coding sequence CATTCATAAAAACTTATCGAATAATCGAAAGTCAGGATGAATTAATCAATCGGGTTTTGCCGGGAACATCGCTTACAATTGCTTTTCGATGTAAAGGCGATGTCAATTATATTAAAGGAAATAGTCGGGACAACTTACCTCTTACAGCGATTTCTGGCATGCGAAAATCGGCGCGTTTAATCAATTATTCAAAAGACACTACTACAGTTATTGTTCATTTTAAAGAAGTTGGAGACAAAGCCTTTTTTAAAGAACCTCTTCACGAATTATTTGAAGAAAGCGTTTCATTAGATAATTTCTTTCCACAGCAAAAAACAGCAATTATAGAAGAACTTTTGACCGAAGCTAAAACCAACAATCAAAGAATTGCTGTAATCGAACAATTTCTTTTGTCAAGATTACACGATTACAAACCAGATCAATTAATCTCAAATGCAATCGCAATAATCCAATCTAAAAAAGGCATTATTAAGATAAAAGAACTTGCAGATATGCTTTATATCAGTCAGGATGCTTTCGAAAAAAGATTCCGAAAAACAATAGGTTCATCACCCAAACAGTTTTCTTATGTCGTAAGAATAAAAGCAATTATCGATCAGAAACGAAACAATCAAAACCTCATCGAACTTGCATTTGATGCCGGATATTTTGACCAATCTCACTTCAATAAAGACTTCAAATTGTTTACAGGACAAACTCCGTCTGAATTTTTTAAATTTCCTTCTTTCTGGTAA